The following proteins are co-located in the Echinicola sp. 20G genome:
- a CDS encoding helix-turn-helix domain-containing protein, translated as MKQPELGKVIQQRRLSKGMTQEELVERCNINVRTIQRIEAGEVTPRAYTVRTIMEVLEIPMSIETEEKKDSSIPPLFSYQDKRQLWWTGLAGIAYFILSSFEIFWNMAMMSGEEVQQPEYFVTLKVAVLITYAGFAYGFWLLGKRAGNQVLQLGAVFLILVNAVMIGVDIYYGKVVASEDIWIGVFEVVAFGISLIPFSLGLIMSKKQLGQPYLVVGALGLVNALIFITVILVLIGVLTGAAFDIACIYLLFQQSQKQKEENFVEAAVL; from the coding sequence ATGAAGCAACCTGAACTAGGCAAGGTCATACAGCAAAGGCGCTTGTCAAAGGGAATGACCCAGGAAGAACTTGTAGAGCGGTGTAACATCAACGTCCGTACCATTCAGCGTATAGAGGCAGGAGAAGTGACACCACGAGCATATACAGTGAGGACGATCATGGAAGTACTGGAAATCCCGATGTCGATCGAAACAGAGGAAAAGAAGGATAGCAGTATCCCGCCCTTGTTCTCTTACCAAGATAAAAGGCAGCTATGGTGGACTGGCCTGGCAGGCATAGCTTATTTTATATTGTCCTCCTTTGAGATATTTTGGAATATGGCCATGATGTCAGGGGAGGAAGTACAACAGCCTGAATATTTTGTCACGCTGAAGGTGGCGGTGCTAATTACTTATGCAGGGTTTGCCTATGGTTTTTGGCTGTTAGGGAAACGTGCCGGGAACCAAGTATTGCAGTTGGGAGCAGTGTTTTTGATCTTGGTGAATGCGGTAATGATTGGAGTGGATATTTATTATGGGAAAGTGGTGGCCTCAGAAGACATTTGGATAGGTGTGTTTGAGGTGGTGGCATTTGGTATTTCTCTGATTCCATTTTCATTGGGCCTGATCATGTCCAAAAAACAACTGGGACAACCCTACTTAGTGGTAGGAGCTTTGGGACTGGTCAATGCCCTTATATTTATCACTGTGATTTTGGTCTTGATTGGTGTATTGACAGGCGCTGCATTTGATATCGCCTGCATTTACCTGCTCTTTCAGCAAAGTCAAAAACAGAAAGAAGAAAATTTTGTCGAAGCAGCTGTGCTGTAA
- a CDS encoding C25 family cysteine peptidase, whose amino-acid sequence MKKLILLFLLVIAFLHPGKGQSEWINHALTYYKIPTSTDGIYHISYTTLSASGMNLNGVDPRTIRIYHRGQEVAIYIAGEQDGRFDQADYIQFIGERNDGSSDIKLYPDPDNMANPKYNNHSDATAFFLTVTPGTFGKRMGSRNVDPSIPETNEYTKKVSQVFADQYALGQTYSLGVRLGKYDVGQGWTGRAITRGNFEEVVFRELGTIASDFEASLEMGLVGRSDAPHRVEVYVGPNSDQLRLLQTENFLGFEYRAIQASLQASDVGTDGRFVVQAKPVSTEGSSDNVSISFATLTYKALKQEGEFASNKFKIEAGEQNITFGNMQAEYLAYEVSDVYNPLRLIAQKESGNLTISAGTAARESEILVQQRSAIIEPNVLERVKFRNLMNRSANYIILTHKSLRQATSVNTDPVAAYAGYRHSPAGGGYDTLIVTANELYNQFNYGEKSPLAVKEFLRQYSSKFAPEYLLLMGRAFGMYNSTNSGGVTYFYRDRPDLFSIQDLVPTYGYPYNDNLFAVGFDENDPMRKDIAIGRIPVRTPEQVNDYLNKIKEKEALGASAPWQKDMAHLSGGLSAFELERYYNFVKGFENIAENIYYGADVTTFRKRSNEPVELINISDKVNEGVSMITFFGHAATSTTDIDIGFVSQDELGYDNKGKYPFLLLNGCDAGNAFGTAYTFGEDWILTPDRGASNFLAHASIGVDVYLRRYSESFYTKSFADSSLIYRPIGKVKIEAEKYFYNRYGTSEINQSHVNQMVMLGDPAVRIFPAKEADYALSTEEVAFTDLNGENINSLTDTIDMAFVVRNLGRVNLDTIDFKVSRTLPDGTVIPFETEDLTPVFYRDTIHFSVPNVGIVAAGDNVFTITINTTREVPELTYANNTIVVNKFIESSGTQNLSPLNYAIEQRLEVEMIAQIPGKSTEDRTIVFQLDTSPDFSSAWRKESRVTTRNIAKWKQSIADKVNGTDSVTFYWRTRFLQQKEGESKEWARSSFTYIPNGPEGWIQRQFTQLGENHIQNMEIDQPAKQWKYQGTQLNLDVYTFGSQAEGLTYGQVQIQLDGSSYNQDLFQRRCTNGSFGLMAFDQRSLAPYLVVPLTNFDVLDGKSCGKTPQIIQNIRNSWITGDGQTMLLDYIDGLKEGDYVVIFSVGAVTFEDWPDEAFLKMKEIGANEATLRNMRNGEPYILLGRKGMRPGEAKEIVADKNSEIPTTEQVITFNTTLEGFYDAGTVSTDRVGPASAWAAFFNQTKTIEEADSEIFAFDVIGVTKEGAETILFENVVDGEIRLDEINAITYPYLRLRYRLENSASRFPEQLQQWQVNYTGVPEGVLVLKSKEEALNLQEGEDANVQFEFVNISNYNFTDSLTVQWSLQNKTNNTLENYSIKIPPIKAGESHAFDIDFNSLGKAGKNSLNVIANPREFLEQSYKNNVLDLANYITVLADDQNPVLDVNFDGTYIMDGDIVSPNVLVTALLKDENEALLKKDTTGVEVYLKRDCEGCTFQRVSFSNPALKWFEAAENSDFKLEYLPGPLEDGIYTLRINASDASGNQAGEKPYEVSFEVINESTITHFYPYPNPFSTSVRFVFTVTGMEPPDQVKVQIMTVTGKVVREILQDELGPIKIGHNISEYAWDGKDEFGDQLANGVYIYRVLIRKDGQFVEHRATAGDKAFKKGYGKMYLLR is encoded by the coding sequence AAAGAGAATGGGAAGCAGAAATGTTGACCCTTCTATTCCTGAAACTAACGAATATACTAAAAAGGTCAGTCAGGTTTTTGCTGATCAATATGCTTTGGGCCAAACGTACTCTCTTGGGGTAAGGCTGGGGAAATATGATGTGGGACAAGGCTGGACAGGAAGGGCCATCACCAGAGGGAACTTTGAAGAGGTGGTCTTTAGAGAGCTGGGGACAATAGCGTCAGACTTTGAAGCCTCCTTGGAAATGGGGCTTGTGGGCCGTTCTGATGCACCTCACAGAGTGGAAGTTTACGTCGGGCCGAATAGTGACCAATTAAGGCTTTTACAAACAGAAAATTTTCTAGGGTTTGAATACAGGGCCATTCAGGCTTCCTTGCAAGCAAGTGATGTGGGCACTGATGGACGTTTTGTGGTTCAGGCCAAACCCGTCAGTACAGAGGGGAGCAGCGATAATGTGTCCATCAGCTTTGCTACTTTAACTTATAAGGCCCTCAAACAAGAAGGAGAGTTTGCCTCCAATAAGTTTAAGATAGAAGCTGGTGAACAGAATATTACTTTTGGAAACATGCAGGCAGAATATTTGGCATATGAGGTGTCTGATGTTTATAATCCCTTAAGGTTAATTGCCCAGAAGGAGTCAGGAAACCTGACCATTTCAGCCGGAACAGCGGCAAGGGAAAGTGAAATTTTGGTTCAGCAGAGAAGTGCGATCATCGAGCCAAATGTTTTGGAGCGGGTCAAATTCAGAAACCTGATGAACCGATCTGCCAATTATATCATCTTAACTCATAAAAGTCTAAGGCAAGCCACTTCAGTGAATACCGATCCCGTGGCGGCCTATGCCGGTTACCGACACAGCCCGGCAGGGGGAGGCTACGACACCCTGATCGTCACGGCCAATGAACTGTACAACCAGTTCAATTATGGGGAAAAATCGCCCTTAGCTGTGAAGGAGTTTTTGAGGCAATATTCCAGCAAGTTTGCTCCCGAGTACCTTTTACTGATGGGCAGGGCTTTTGGAATGTACAATTCCACTAATTCGGGAGGAGTGACCTATTTTTACAGAGATCGACCTGACTTATTCAGCATACAAGACTTGGTGCCCACATATGGCTATCCTTATAATGACAACCTTTTTGCAGTCGGCTTTGATGAGAATGACCCTATGCGCAAGGATATTGCTATTGGTAGGATTCCTGTGCGGACGCCTGAGCAGGTAAATGATTACCTCAATAAAATAAAAGAGAAAGAGGCCCTTGGTGCTTCAGCACCCTGGCAAAAAGATATGGCCCATTTGAGTGGAGGGCTTTCTGCTTTTGAGTTGGAGCGGTATTATAACTTCGTCAAAGGTTTTGAGAATATCGCTGAGAACATTTATTATGGAGCGGATGTAACCACATTTAGAAAGCGGTCCAATGAACCAGTGGAGCTGATCAATATTTCGGACAAAGTCAATGAAGGGGTCAGCATGATTACTTTCTTTGGGCATGCAGCGACATCGACGACGGATATTGACATTGGCTTTGTGAGCCAAGACGAGCTAGGCTATGACAATAAGGGCAAATACCCCTTTTTACTTTTGAATGGCTGTGATGCTGGAAATGCTTTTGGGACGGCCTATACCTTTGGGGAGGATTGGATCCTGACACCGGACAGGGGTGCCTCTAATTTCCTGGCCCATGCCAGTATCGGGGTAGATGTGTATTTGAGAAGATATTCTGAATCTTTCTATACTAAATCCTTTGCAGATTCCTCTTTGATCTACCGCCCTATCGGTAAGGTGAAAATAGAAGCCGAAAAATATTTTTACAATAGGTACGGAACATCAGAGATCAACCAGTCTCACGTTAACCAAATGGTCATGTTGGGAGACCCGGCAGTAAGGATCTTTCCAGCCAAAGAGGCTGATTATGCATTGAGTACAGAGGAGGTTGCTTTTACAGATTTGAATGGAGAGAATATCAACTCACTGACTGACACCATTGATATGGCGTTTGTGGTGAGAAACTTGGGGCGTGTCAACCTCGATACCATTGATTTTAAAGTCAGCAGAACTTTGCCAGATGGCACTGTCATTCCGTTTGAAACTGAAGACTTGACTCCTGTCTTTTACCGTGACACCATTCATTTTTCGGTGCCCAACGTGGGAATAGTAGCTGCCGGGGATAATGTATTTACCATTACTATTAATACCACTAGGGAGGTGCCAGAGTTGACCTATGCCAATAATACAATTGTGGTGAACAAGTTTATCGAATCCAGCGGCACCCAAAACCTCAGCCCGCTCAATTATGCCATTGAGCAAAGATTGGAAGTGGAGATGATCGCTCAGATTCCTGGCAAATCCACAGAAGACAGGACGATTGTTTTTCAATTGGATACTTCCCCTGATTTCAGTAGCGCTTGGCGAAAAGAATCCCGTGTGACAACCCGTAACATTGCCAAGTGGAAACAGAGTATCGCCGATAAAGTCAACGGCACTGATTCAGTGACCTTTTATTGGAGAACCAGGTTCTTGCAGCAAAAGGAAGGTGAAAGCAAGGAGTGGGCTAGGAGTAGTTTTACCTATATTCCTAATGGCCCGGAAGGGTGGATCCAAAGACAGTTTACCCAGCTGGGAGAAAACCATATCCAAAACATGGAAATTGACCAACCTGCTAAGCAATGGAAATACCAGGGCACCCAACTCAATTTGGATGTATATACTTTTGGATCGCAAGCGGAGGGACTTACCTATGGACAGGTACAGATTCAGTTGGATGGTTCTTCCTATAATCAGGACCTTTTCCAGCGAAGATGTACCAATGGCTCTTTTGGCCTGATGGCTTTTGACCAAAGGAGTTTAGCTCCTTATCTGGTGGTTCCTTTGACAAATTTTGATGTGTTGGATGGAAAAAGCTGTGGAAAAACCCCGCAGATCATTCAGAATATAAGGAACAGCTGGATTACTGGTGATGGGCAGACCATGCTGTTGGATTATATCGATGGATTGAAGGAAGGGGATTATGTGGTGATTTTCTCAGTGGGAGCGGTGACTTTTGAAGACTGGCCAGACGAAGCTTTCCTAAAAATGAAGGAAATAGGAGCCAATGAGGCAACCTTACGGAATATGAGGAATGGCGAGCCTTATATACTTCTGGGCAGAAAAGGTATGCGACCCGGAGAAGCCAAGGAAATAGTGGCTGACAAGAATTCCGAAATACCAACCACTGAACAAGTCATCACTTTTAATACCACATTGGAAGGTTTCTATGATGCCGGGACGGTTTCCACCGATAGGGTTGGGCCAGCATCAGCTTGGGCAGCCTTCTTCAACCAAACAAAAACCATTGAGGAAGCGGATAGTGAAATCTTTGCTTTTGATGTAATTGGGGTAACCAAAGAGGGGGCTGAAACGATTCTGTTTGAAAATGTGGTTGATGGGGAAATCAGATTGGATGAGATCAATGCCATTACCTACCCTTACTTACGACTTAGGTACAGGCTCGAAAATTCAGCATCAAGGTTCCCCGAACAACTACAGCAGTGGCAAGTGAACTATACCGGTGTGCCGGAAGGTGTGCTGGTTTTAAAGTCCAAGGAGGAAGCCCTCAATCTACAGGAAGGGGAGGATGCCAATGTTCAATTTGAATTTGTGAATATTTCCAATTACAATTTTACAGATTCTTTGACAGTGCAGTGGAGCTTGCAGAACAAAACCAATAACACCCTAGAAAATTACAGCATTAAAATTCCACCGATCAAAGCAGGAGAAAGCCATGCTTTTGACATTGATTTCAACTCATTGGGAAAGGCCGGAAAAAATTCCTTAAACGTCATTGCCAACCCAAGGGAGTTTTTGGAGCAGTCTTATAAAAATAATGTGCTGGACTTGGCCAATTATATTACCGTTTTAGCGGATGACCAGAATCCAGTTTTGGATGTCAATTTTGATGGGACATACATTATGGACGGAGACATTGTATCCCCCAATGTACTGGTCACTGCTTTGTTGAAGGATGAAAATGAAGCTTTGTTGAAAAAAGACACTACTGGCGTGGAGGTTTATCTCAAGAGAGACTGTGAAGGCTGTACTTTCCAAAGGGTTTCATTCAGCAATCCTGCATTAAAGTGGTTTGAAGCCGCAGAGAACTCCGACTTTAAACTTGAATATTTGCCCGGCCCATTGGAAGATGGCATTTATACCTTGCGCATCAATGCCAGTGATGCGTCAGGGAATCAGGCGGGTGAAAAGCCTTATGAGGTAAGCTTTGAGGTGATCAATGAGTCTACGATTACCCATTTTTATCCTTATCCCAACCCGTTCAGTACAAGTGTAAGGTTTGTGTTTACCGTAACAGGCATGGAGCCACCAGATCAAGTCAAAGTGCAGATCATGACCGTCACTGGAAAAGTGGTACGTGAAATTTTGCAGGATGAGCTGGGACCGATCAAGATTGGTCACAACATTTCGGAATATGCCTGGGATGGCAAAGATGAATTTGGCGACCAACTGGCTAATGGAGTTTATATCTACCGCGTTTTGATCCGTAAGGATGGGCAGTTTGTGGAGCACCGTGCCACTGCTGGTGACAAAGCCTTCAAAAAAGGCTATGGAAAAATGTATCTGCTGAGATAG
- a CDS encoding aminotransferase class V-fold PLP-dependent enzyme, whose translation MNPRRLFIEHLSKGALGLSVIPLTLTSEAKHFPYKEHFSIQDDEQYWKILRRSFPLKHHRIYFNNGTFGPSPKEVVQRISNTLLQSNETGNYGHTNHSREILADLVKVSPKEISLTHNTTEGINVVCWGLPLKAGDEVIITYQEHVGNALPWINRAKLDGIVLKPFEPGKSATENIDKIKQLIGPKTRVIAIPHITTTTGLVFPIKEISQLAKKHDIYTAIDGAHGVGTFDLDLKVLGCDFYATSCHKWLLGPNGTGFLYINGNRLEEVQAYQVGAYSDTGWDMYAKPPQLKGYVPTAHRFDYGSQSAPLYEGAAAAAEFHKKIGQQKIEKRIGFLSNYLFEGLQESGSKIQLLTPEEKISRINMVTFKPKNLDYKIFNQKAIEAGFRLRVVPESGLDAIRGSTHIYNSPEEIDKFLKFVRSVT comes from the coding sequence ATGAATCCTCGTAGACTATTTATTGAACACCTCTCCAAAGGAGCCCTAGGACTTTCCGTGATACCACTCACCCTTACAAGTGAAGCCAAGCACTTTCCTTACAAAGAGCACTTCTCGATTCAAGATGATGAACAATATTGGAAAATCTTACGTAGATCATTTCCTTTGAAGCACCATCGCATCTACTTTAACAATGGTACGTTTGGCCCCTCCCCAAAAGAGGTTGTACAACGCATCTCCAACACTTTACTCCAATCCAATGAAACGGGCAACTACGGGCACACCAATCATAGTAGGGAAATACTAGCGGATTTAGTAAAGGTCTCTCCCAAAGAAATCAGCCTAACCCACAATACCACTGAAGGCATTAATGTGGTTTGTTGGGGGCTACCCCTTAAAGCTGGTGATGAAGTGATCATCACTTATCAAGAGCATGTGGGCAATGCCCTTCCCTGGATCAACCGTGCCAAACTAGACGGTATTGTCCTTAAACCATTTGAACCCGGGAAAAGTGCTACAGAAAATATTGATAAAATCAAACAGCTTATTGGCCCAAAAACAAGGGTAATTGCCATTCCACATATCACCACGACTACTGGATTAGTCTTTCCCATAAAAGAAATCTCACAATTGGCTAAAAAGCATGATATCTACACCGCTATTGATGGGGCACATGGAGTGGGAACTTTTGACCTTGACCTGAAAGTGTTGGGCTGTGACTTTTATGCTACTTCTTGCCACAAATGGTTGCTTGGCCCCAATGGCACCGGATTTCTCTATATTAATGGGAACAGACTGGAAGAAGTTCAAGCATATCAGGTTGGTGCTTATTCTGATACCGGTTGGGACATGTATGCAAAACCACCCCAACTAAAGGGATATGTTCCAACCGCCCATCGCTTTGACTATGGCAGTCAGAGCGCACCACTTTATGAAGGGGCCGCCGCTGCTGCTGAATTCCACAAGAAAATCGGCCAACAGAAAATAGAAAAAAGAATTGGCTTCCTTTCCAATTACCTGTTCGAAGGTTTGCAGGAATCGGGAAGTAAAATACAACTCTTAACCCCTGAAGAAAAAATCTCAAGAATCAATATGGTTACCTTTAAACCTAAAAATCTTGACTACAAAATTTTCAACCAAAAAGCCATAGAAGCTGGCTTCCGTTTAAGAGTAGTCCCAGAAAGTGGCTTAGATGCCATTCGAGGTTCCACTCATATCTACAATTCTCCTGAGGAAATCGACAAGTTTTTAAAATTCGTTCGATCAGTTACCTAA
- a CDS encoding YfaP family protein: MKNLFTYLAISFLFFSCSLIEEFTNDDEEFDADAAIVYYAPQAFGSAELAPLVTLKNDQFQATAFGYNGFGYPTSPEKLYLSDMETGTEWVVLLNSSKEAEFMYGINSATHERLPYLYHSESINENIYYLRFYHYDWENRLGTLLYEARIENENIEVIFDNEISPSGRINPNISKTKTLAFPAPVPGLYRGKPKNNSTMHQRVSVTSTDDIDDFFDSQVKDLMDVLKETKTKLINAPCKVSKVLNKSDKNFVCKLSNNLNKITDEKVFGDIYELTDQEQYIGESEFEGENDISISLFDDVDFIDDIKDHINDIRNKISENEWTGLDDWLDDLKEIEIVEEEDLDDLSDSNGVIQIGLSWNTESDIDLHVTDPNGEIIYFENPSSASGGYLDRDDVDGFGPENIYWTKDILDGNYSISLVYYDPTEDAPITDCVVKVINGLGVEKSFRLSLGYFDHQKVHVANFHRQGHTLTFE; encoded by the coding sequence ATGAAAAATCTATTTACCTATTTGGCAATTAGCTTTCTCTTTTTCAGCTGTAGTCTGATAGAAGAGTTTACCAATGATGATGAGGAGTTCGACGCGGATGCAGCCATCGTCTATTATGCACCGCAAGCTTTTGGATCAGCAGAATTGGCCCCTCTAGTAACTTTGAAAAACGATCAATTCCAAGCTACTGCTTTTGGTTACAATGGTTTCGGTTACCCAACCTCACCTGAAAAACTCTACCTATCAGATATGGAAACAGGAACTGAGTGGGTAGTTCTGCTCAACTCTTCCAAAGAAGCTGAATTTATGTACGGTATCAATTCTGCCACCCATGAAAGACTCCCTTACCTTTACCATTCAGAAAGTATTAATGAAAATATTTATTACCTAAGATTTTATCATTATGACTGGGAAAATCGGCTAGGCACCTTGCTTTATGAAGCAAGAATCGAAAACGAAAATATTGAAGTAATTTTTGACAATGAAATTTCTCCATCTGGCAGAATCAACCCAAATATATCCAAAACAAAAACCCTTGCCTTTCCGGCTCCAGTTCCTGGGTTATATCGTGGAAAACCCAAGAACAATAGTACCATGCATCAAAGGGTTTCTGTCACTTCAACTGATGATATTGATGACTTTTTTGACAGCCAGGTAAAAGATCTAATGGATGTACTTAAAGAAACCAAAACCAAACTAATCAATGCCCCTTGCAAAGTCAGCAAGGTATTGAATAAATCCGATAAAAACTTTGTTTGTAAACTTTCAAATAATTTAAATAAAATCACTGATGAAAAAGTTTTTGGAGACATCTATGAACTTACAGACCAAGAACAATATATTGGAGAAAGTGAATTTGAAGGAGAAAATGACATTTCTATTTCCTTATTTGACGATGTCGACTTTATAGATGACATTAAAGACCACATCAATGACATTCGAAATAAAATTTCTGAGAATGAATGGACAGGCTTGGATGATTGGTTAGATGATCTGAAGGAGATTGAAATAGTGGAAGAAGAAGACTTGGATGACTTATCCGATAGCAATGGCGTAATCCAAATAGGCTTAAGCTGGAATACAGAATCGGATATTGACCTACATGTCACCGACCCAAACGGTGAGATAATCTATTTTGAAAACCCAAGTTCAGCATCGGGAGGTTACCTAGACCGTGATGATGTAGATGGCTTTGGCCCCGAAAACATATATTGGACCAAAGACATCCTCGACGGAAACTATTCTATAAGTTTGGTTTATTATGATCCCACCGAAGACGCTCCTATCACAGACTGTGTCGTAAAGGTAATCAACGGCTTAGGTGTTGAAAAAAGCTTTAGGCTCAGTCTGGGCTATTTTGACCATCAAAAAGTGCATGTAGCCAATTTCCACAGACAGGGACATACCCTTACATTTGAATAA